The following proteins are co-located in the Triticum aestivum cultivar Chinese Spring chromosome 1A, IWGSC CS RefSeq v2.1, whole genome shotgun sequence genome:
- the LOC123048978 gene encoding zinc finger HIT domain-containing protein 2 isoform X1: protein MERVVVVSEDAAASVSSGPSSSFAETRVICRVCQKQFAQYTCPRCNSRYCSLTCYKGHSVQCTESFMRENVTEELKQIQPEDESKRKMLDILRRFHLEEEMESNGEDESMLSEELIQKAISGDEIKLEDLSDDEIKRFRQALASGELSKMIEPWTPWWKNPSAQSISLSHDGTQLIRQISTDDTTLSDPMTASESIIHEIPEGPESPLPSLKQLTRAEPSPLLTVHLVDILYSYCFTLRLYNGDWQSDPLGASTVALSMSKVMGDGAKPETVSEALTTCIEETCSPAYRHTGGFRFAIGLVDDIITILSLGGNAVVCALCDFHRLFQAGESILKEDKMGETEKARSFKKLHAAGRKLFFMTCWAHEQPSEAWPSLARIVEVQKAAFEELDSGSGLRKAGRKNNPQSKVLIEEV from the exons ATGGAGAGGGTCGTGGTGGTCTCCGAGGACGCCGCCGCCTCGGTCTCCTCCGGCCCGTCCTCCTCCTTCGCGGAAACCAGGGTCATCTGCCGCGT ATGTCAGAAGCAGTTCGCGCAGTACACTTGTCCACGCTGCAACTCCCGCTACTGCTCGCTTACGTGCTACAAG GGGCATAGTGTGCAATGCACTGAGTCATTTATGCGTGAGAATGTTACGGAGGAGCTTAAGCAAATTCAGCCTGAAGATGAATCAAAAAGGAAGATGCTTGATATACTCAGACGGTTCCACTTggaagaagaaatggagtccaatGGTGAAGATG AGTCAATGTTGTCAGAGGAGCTTATTCAGAAAGCCATCTCTG GTGACGAAATCAAGCTTGAGGACCTCTCTGATGATGAAATCAAACGATTTCGTCAAGCTCTGGCCTCTGGTGAACTCAGCAAGATGATTGAACCATGGACTCCATGGTGGAAAAATCCTTCTGCTCAGTCGATCTCTCTTAGTCATGATGGGACCCAGCTTATCAGACAAATAAGTACAGACGATACTACTTTATCAGATCCAATGACCGCGTCAGAATCTATCATCCATGAAATACCAGAAGGGCCAGAATCTCCTCTCCCATCACTCAAACAGCTAACCAGGGCAGAGCCATCTCCTTTGCTCACTGTTCACTTAGTTGATATTCTCTACAGTTACTGCTTCACACTTCGCCTCTACAATGGTGATTGGCAGTCTGATCCTTTGGGTGCTTCAACTGTTGCCTTGTCTATGTCGAAAGTCATGGGGGACGGCGCTAAACCTGAGACAGTATCTGAAGCGCTCACGACGTGCATAGAGGAGACATGCTCCCCAGCTTACAGGCACACCGGAGGTTTCAGGTTTGCTATTGGACTTGTGGATGATATCATCACAATCCTCTCCTTAGGAGGCAATGCAGTGGTTTGTGCATTGTGTGACTTCCACAGGCTCTTCCAAGCTGGTGAGAGCATCCTCAAGGAAGACAAAATGGGCGAGACGGAAAAGGCACGGAGCTTCAAAAAGCTCCATGCCGCGGGTAGGAAGCTGTTCTTCATGACATGCTGGGCTCATGAGCAGCCAAGTGAGGCCTGGCCATCGTTGGCTCGCATCGTTGAGGTGCAGAAAGCGGCTTTTGAGGAGCTGGACAGTGGAAGCGGACTGAGGAAGGCAGGTAGAAAGAACAACCCTCAGTCCAAGGTTCTGATCGAGGAGGTGTAA
- the LOC123048978 gene encoding zinc finger HIT domain-containing protein 2 isoform X2, which translates to MGCSGGASTWRAWVPTVHLLHTLLEKGHSVQCTESFMRENVTEELKQIQPEDESKRKMLDILRRFHLEEEMESNGEDESMLSEELIQKAISGDEIKLEDLSDDEIKRFRQALASGELSKMIEPWTPWWKNPSAQSISLSHDGTQLIRQISTDDTTLSDPMTASESIIHEIPEGPESPLPSLKQLTRAEPSPLLTVHLVDILYSYCFTLRLYNGDWQSDPLGASTVALSMSKVMGDGAKPETVSEALTTCIEETCSPAYRHTGGFRFAIGLVDDIITILSLGGNAVVCALCDFHRLFQAGESILKEDKMGETEKARSFKKLHAAGRKLFFMTCWAHEQPSEAWPSLARIVEVQKAAFEELDSGSGLRKAGRKNNPQSKVLIEEV; encoded by the exons ATGGGATGCAGTGGTGGAGCCAGCACCTGGCGAGCCTGGGTTCCCACAGTGCATCTCCTTCATACTCTATTAGAGAAA GGGCATAGTGTGCAATGCACTGAGTCATTTATGCGTGAGAATGTTACGGAGGAGCTTAAGCAAATTCAGCCTGAAGATGAATCAAAAAGGAAGATGCTTGATATACTCAGACGGTTCCACTTggaagaagaaatggagtccaatGGTGAAGATG AGTCAATGTTGTCAGAGGAGCTTATTCAGAAAGCCATCTCTG GTGACGAAATCAAGCTTGAGGACCTCTCTGATGATGAAATCAAACGATTTCGTCAAGCTCTGGCCTCTGGTGAACTCAGCAAGATGATTGAACCATGGACTCCATGGTGGAAAAATCCTTCTGCTCAGTCGATCTCTCTTAGTCATGATGGGACCCAGCTTATCAGACAAATAAGTACAGACGATACTACTTTATCAGATCCAATGACCGCGTCAGAATCTATCATCCATGAAATACCAGAAGGGCCAGAATCTCCTCTCCCATCACTCAAACAGCTAACCAGGGCAGAGCCATCTCCTTTGCTCACTGTTCACTTAGTTGATATTCTCTACAGTTACTGCTTCACACTTCGCCTCTACAATGGTGATTGGCAGTCTGATCCTTTGGGTGCTTCAACTGTTGCCTTGTCTATGTCGAAAGTCATGGGGGACGGCGCTAAACCTGAGACAGTATCTGAAGCGCTCACGACGTGCATAGAGGAGACATGCTCCCCAGCTTACAGGCACACCGGAGGTTTCAGGTTTGCTATTGGACTTGTGGATGATATCATCACAATCCTCTCCTTAGGAGGCAATGCAGTGGTTTGTGCATTGTGTGACTTCCACAGGCTCTTCCAAGCTGGTGAGAGCATCCTCAAGGAAGACAAAATGGGCGAGACGGAAAAGGCACGGAGCTTCAAAAAGCTCCATGCCGCGGGTAGGAAGCTGTTCTTCATGACATGCTGGGCTCATGAGCAGCCAAGTGAGGCCTGGCCATCGTTGGCTCGCATCGTTGAGGTGCAGAAAGCGGCTTTTGAGGAGCTGGACAGTGGAAGCGGACTGAGGAAGGCAGGTAGAAAGAACAACCCTCAGTCCAAGGTTCTGATCGAGGAGGTGTAA